A stretch of DNA from Apium graveolens cultivar Ventura unplaced genomic scaffold, ASM990537v1 ctg6690, whole genome shotgun sequence:
ATAAAAAGCAAGATACAATGTTATTTGTAACTTTTTATGAAACTACTTATGCAATCCTAATATAACATGTTTAATGCAACCTTATATACATGTTTTAAACCTAGAATTCAACAACATATGCAACTATAAAAATTACAAGATTATTAATATCTAATATAACCATTATGTAACTCTAAATGTAATCTCACCATAACTGTAAATTAACTTTATAGAAAAATTTAAACCTAGATTTCAACCACCTATGCaactttaaaaattaaaaatttaccTAATACATAAATTATGTAACTTTAGATGTAACCGCAAATGTTACAGTCTTACTCAAGCTTCTAAAACCCAATTATGGAATTGGTGAACCTCTAAACAATTACTCAAATGTTATTGTGATCAGTGTTGATATACTTGGGGTATGTATGATCAGACATAAAAATAGCATTGATGAAAAAAATAACTTAAAGATGCTAACTAATTGCTCTGACGAGGCCATTGGTTATGATTTTGATGATGATCATTATCATAGGTACTTTAACTAATCCCTATTGTGTGCTTACTTATCAATTACCGCATTGCATATCATTTTATTGTTTTAATACTTGGAACAATCAACTACTAATTATGGTTTTACCTATTTGACACTCTTGTTCATGGGAGATTACTGTATCAGAATCTGAAACGTGACCCTCTTCTAAGGAATCTTTTGCATAACATAACTTGTTATTGTGATCAGTGTTGAGATACTTGGCATAAACTGAAGTATCTCTTATCCAAAGGTAAAGATGAAGGTTGTATTTGCAACCATACCtacaactgctagcaaccatatatgcaaccacaaatgcaaatttgaaaaaatatgtTGAAAATTACATTTAGTTGCAAAATAAGTTGCAAGTGGTTGCAAATGACGGAAAATAAGTGCGCCTGCAGGGCCAATACTAATATCACAAAAGTAACCATGAAATCAACTAAAATCAGAGCAAAAATCGCCTGAAcgcaaccaaaatccatcctctTCAATCTTCCTCTTTCCACTTCCCGTCAATACCAAACCTCTTCTCCACTTTTTATCATCTCAAACATGCTCAAAGCATCTTCAAACCTCCTAACCTGAAAATACCCGATAACCATTGCATTCCAAAAAACAACATCTGTCACCTTTATACTCTCAGTCACTTTACTCACATCATCCATCAACTCACACTTTGCATTCATATCCACAATAGCATTCCCCACAAACACATCATGAGAAAGCCCACTCCGAAGCGCATACCCGTGAACCTCCTTCCTTCATCTCCTCCACACTTTCTCAACCCCACAAGCAGGAAGAACATTAACAAGACTAACCACATCCACCATCACACCAAACTCCCCCTTCTCCCCACCTCTCAAACAACCTCAACACACCCTTAACATCCCCTACTCTACACGTACACAGCCACAATCGAATTCCATGAAACAACATCCTCAACCCCTATATGACACATATCATCAAATACCTTCCGCGCATCCCTCAAAACCCCACTCTTAAAATACATCATCGTAAGAACATTACAAACAAACACATTACACTCCACAAACCCTTTCTTAACCACAACCCATGAACGCAAAATCCCAAAAACCCATCCCCCTAATCTTAAAGTCTGCATTTAAATCACTAAGCACTACAAGGAAAATCGGCTCACACAACGGTTTTTGCCCGTTATCTGATACCCTGAAAAACCGTTGACTATTGAGCCGCCTCTCTTACATGGATCAGACAACGGGaaaaaactgttgtgtgaatGAGCACAGACAACGACCAGAGTAGTAAACCTGTTGTGTTACATCCAGAATAGACAACGCATTCTTGTAACTTATATTGTAAACATCTGTATTAGTCAAGTGTTCTGGAAACGGTTGTGTAGTGTGTCCATAATAATATAAGAACAAAACAAGTAATACAACTCTTATTGTCCTCAAATGGTTGTTCTACAGATCAACACACAACACAAATGAATTAAATAGCTCTTGTAGTAAAATTCTACAGACAACACTTGCATTTTGTTTTGTGTTGTAGGAACTCTTCTCATACAAGATTTGTCCTATTTCTTGTGTTGTGTGATTTAGTTTCACACTTGTCTTTTAGTTTACAATGTGTTGAGTTAGTGTTTaagatatgattttttttataacaAATGGTGTTGTCTGAACATAATTAGTTTTATAGAGAAGGGTTTTTTATTCAGTTTGGTATTGTGCGAAAGTCAATATAACAAGCTTTTAGTTTTTGAAATTATTGTGTCAAACAAACTATAACAATGTTTTAACTGGATAACTTACGGGCTAAAATCCCCTCAGACAATGGTTTCCAAATGCAAAGCAAATAAAACAACATTGTAAAATTAATATGCCATCAAATTTAAAATCCAAAGAAAAACCATTGAGATTACAATCAAGTCATCACACCATTACACTAGCAAACAACCAACCCTCCATTACTCCAGCAATCAACCAACCATCCATTACACCATTTCAACTAAAAACCAACTAAGTATAACCAAGTTCTATCTTAAGAAAAAAGACCATTCGAGTACATGTACTTCGGGACTCTATATTGCTTGTTAAAacatataaaaatgaaaaatctGAGTTAACTTTCTTTAGAAATTCAGGTGACATTTACATGTGCAAACACACATGACGCTTTCTCTAGTATACGCACTAATATGCCAACTATAAATACCTTTTTGCTCAACTATATCCAACTATATTTTCCAATGAATTTTTAGCTTTTGAATCCCCTGTAATAGGTTCATATCATCAATAAATTTTGATTTCCATGGCTTGAAGATTAATAATTGATTTTCCTGTGGTTGGCAGTTGTCCAAGACATTCTCGTGGTCTTTGCTCTCGGGTCTTATTTTGTCCGGCAAATTCCAATAGAGAAACAAAAATATTAAGCTCCTCGTGACTAAAACTTCCTCTCTTCATAAATTCAATTCCATGTAtcaatttatgcaaataataaaatACTTCAGGTTT
This window harbors:
- the LOC141703473 gene encoding pentatricopeptide repeat-containing protein At5g16860-like translates to MQTLRLGGWVFGILRSWVVVKKGFVECNVFVCNVLTMMYFKSGVLRDARKVFDDMCHIGVEDVVSWNSIVAVKEVHGYALRSGLSHDVFVGNAIVDMNAKCELMDDVSKVTESIKVTDVVFWNAMVIGYFQVRRFEDALSMFEMIKSGEEVWY